The genome window CGAAAATCGCGTATATCGGTTTTAGAACTTTCGACGCTCGGATGACCGGATCCAGCGGTAGACGCACAACGTATACCGCCGAATTGACGTACGCCGAGCGTACGATCCCAAAATTAGAAAAGGGCGTTTTTATCGATGAACTGAAAAGTAACGGGACGAGAAAAGATTTATCTTCGGATCTTGTAAAAGCTTTTACACTATCTTATCTTCAAGAGGTAAAGATAAGCGGTTTAAAGGAAATTTCTTACCTTGTGGAAACGGAAAAACAAGGTGAAACCCTGATTTATAAACTCAAAGATTATCCGGTTGACTATTACGTAATTGGAATACATGGACCGGCCTTTACCGAAGTCTCGAATATCGGAGTCGGAATTCTACATTTATTTAGCACACTTTTTTCGATGGTCACTCTCGGATTGATACCCAGCTATAGTGCGGAAGAAGCAAATACGGAAGTGAGAGTGTACGACAGGAATTTGCAACTTCTCAATAATCTGAAATATGATAATTCTTATTCCTCGATTTCTTCAATTTGGATTTCAGCGAATCCACCTAAGTGCGGTAGGTTGGAGTGTATCGTGAAAAAAGTCGAATCTCCTCAAAGTTTTGTCTATCAAGGAATGGGTCCTAAAGTAGAAGAGGATGTTCTACGGTTGATAGAGCAGGTGAAAAAATAAGATCTATTCTGAAACGAAGTTTTTTCAAACTTCGTTTCCCTCCTGCTCTGCAAATAGAACATGTTTTTTTTGCCCTCTGCTTCGGATCGGTTGCTTATAATCGAAGATTTCCTCATTTATAATCGGGGTTGTTGGGCGACCGGATTTCATCTACCATTCTCCCTAGAAAAACAGACTTTGAAGAAGTCTGGAAAAGAAGGGAGGAAAATCTTTGGAAAAAAATGTTCATTTTCGAGTTCGAATCCTTTGGTTTTCCGTTCTTTGTCAGTGCTTTTTTTTCGGTTGTCTGCAGAGTCACGATCCGAGTCATTTCATGGTGTTGCTGGGCAATCCTACTTCGGCGACGATCGAAGATCTTTCGAAAACTGCGGGAACTCCTCCCACTTTGACTTACGCGACGAGTTCGTTTCAATTTATTAAGAACATCTCCATTTCTACGATTCAACCCACGATCACCGGTTCTGTAACTTCGCTTTCCGTTTCACCCGCGTTGCCGTCCGGTCTTTCCTTAGATTCCGCCACGGGTGAAATAACGGGTATACCTACTTCTAAGCTTGCCACTTCTTCTTATACGATTACCGCTTCGAATTCCTCCGGCTCTTCTTCCGTTTCAATTCAGATTTCTGTCGATGCTCTCAATGCGGAATGGGAGAGTTTTTTAAAAGCCCCCAATCCGGATAGCAGCGATACGAGCGGAGGATTCGATCTCGATCTTTCGGGAGACACTTTGGTGCTGGGTATTTGCGGCGAGGACAGCGCTCAAACCGGGATTATCCAAAGTCCGTTTGTCGGTTTGACTTCTGCCGGGGACGACGATTCTGCAGTCGGCGCGGGAGCCGCGTACGTGTTTCGTCGCACTGGAACCGCTTGGGCTTTGGAAGCGTATCTCAAAGCTCCGAACGCGGAAGCGAACGATCAATTCGGTTGCAGCGTAGCTATCTCGGGAGATACGATCGTCGTCGGTGCTCGCGCCGAGGATGGCGGGAATTCCGCCATTCTTCATTCTCCTTTTGCCGGTTTGACACCCGCGGGAGATGACGACACTCTGTCGAGCTCAGGGGCTGCGTATGTATACCGTCGAACCGGAACGGTCTGGGGCTTAGAGGCGTATTTAAAGGCGCCTAACGCAGATCTTGGAGATCAATTCGGAACCAGTGTTTCGATTTCCGGCGATCGGATTGGTGTAGGCGCTGGTCAGGAGCGAGGAGGTCTTGGAACGATCATCCAAGCTCCGGCACCCGGTTTTACGGGTGCGACCGACAACGATTCCACTCCGACTTCGGGCGCGATTTATATCTTTGAAAGAACCGGGACGACTTGGACTTGGGACGCCTATATCAAAGCTCCCAACGTGGAAACCGGGGACTTGTTCGGACTCAAGTTTAAAATCAGAGGAGACACTTTGATTGCCGGTGCGATCAGCGAAGACAGCGGAAATACGACGATTCAAAATTCCTTAGGGCCGTCGCTTACGACCGTAGGAGACGATGATTCCCTTTCCAACTCCGGTGCGGTTTATGTATTCCGGAAGACCGGCGCGAATTGGGCGTTCGAATCGTATCTCAAAGCTCCGAACGCGGATAACAGCGATCAGTTCGGAGCCAGTTTGGATCTTTCGGAAGACGGAAATGTCGCCGTAGTCGGAGCCTACAACGAAGACAGCCCTCAAACTACGATTTCAAATTCTCTAAGCGCGAATCTTACGACTGCGGGCGACGACGATTCCGCCTCTGCTGCCGGTGCCGTGTACGTATTTCGTAGAACCGGAACCGTTTGGGCGTTTGAAGCCTACTTGAAGTCCCCGAATATCGAAGCGAACGATAACTTCGGAAGAAGCGTTTCCATTTCGGGCGATATGATTGTCGCTGGAGCAGCCGGAGAGGACAGCGCTCAAACCGGAGTTTTACATTCGCCTGCGACACTTGCCGGTCCGGGAGCCGACGACGATTCCATAAGTAATTCCGGCGCGGCCTATGTATTTCGAAAACTATCTTCCGGTTGGGCCTTTCAATCCTATTTAAAAGCGACTAACGCGGAAGCTTCGGATGCGTTTGGAATTGCGGTTTGTATCGACGGAGACTTGATGGCGGTCGCGGCGCAGAACGACGACGACGGTCTCGGAATGATTTTGAATAAGTCCGTAAATTCTCCCCCAACGCCTGCGACCGACGACGATAGCGTTTCGAATTCCGGGGCCGTACATATTTTTTATAAGTGATTTGAGACGATCCTAAGGTCGGAGCCGAATAAGAATAAGATTCCGTAAATGAATTTCGGAATCGAACTTCGATTTTAAAAAGAATCGGAACCGCGCGGATCTTTCCGATTTTTTTACGGGCCCCCGCGCTTCGATTCTTCTTTTTGATTGCAAAGAGCCGTGCTTTAGGAGAATCTAATACGGAAGCGGACGAGAGGACATTCGAGTCCGCAATTTTCCGGTAACACTATGAAACAATCTCGATTCTTCGTATTTTACATTCTGTTTCTTTCCTTTCTTCTCGACTGTAATTATCATTACTATGTGCAAAAAGACGGCGCGGACAGTGCCGCGATTCCGAACTTATCCAAGGTAAGAATCGCGTACATCGGTTTTCGGCCGTATGCGACGGAAATGACGACTTCT of Leptospira sanjuanensis contains these proteins:
- a CDS encoding Lp29 family lipoprotein, translated to MRNLSFILIVVVGFVFNCNRHFFLKEFPVSGDVKIEKRPKIAYIGFRTFDARMTGSSGRRTTYTAELTYAERTIPKLEKGVFIDELKSNGTRKDLSSDLVKAFTLSYLQEVKISGLKEISYLVETEKQGETLIYKLKDYPVDYYVIGIHGPAFTEVSNIGVGILHLFSTLFSMVTLGLIPSYSAEEANTEVRVYDRNLQLLNNLKYDNSYSSISSIWISANPPKCGRLECIVKKVESPQSFVYQGMGPKVEEDVLRLIEQVKK
- a CDS encoding putative Ig domain-containing protein: MEKNVHFRVRILWFSVLCQCFFFGCLQSHDPSHFMVLLGNPTSATIEDLSKTAGTPPTLTYATSSFQFIKNISISTIQPTITGSVTSLSVSPALPSGLSLDSATGEITGIPTSKLATSSYTITASNSSGSSSVSIQISVDALNAEWESFLKAPNPDSSDTSGGFDLDLSGDTLVLGICGEDSAQTGIIQSPFVGLTSAGDDDSAVGAGAAYVFRRTGTAWALEAYLKAPNAEANDQFGCSVAISGDTIVVGARAEDGGNSAILHSPFAGLTPAGDDDTLSSSGAAYVYRRTGTVWGLEAYLKAPNADLGDQFGTSVSISGDRIGVGAGQERGGLGTIIQAPAPGFTGATDNDSTPTSGAIYIFERTGTTWTWDAYIKAPNVETGDLFGLKFKIRGDTLIAGAISEDSGNTTIQNSLGPSLTTVGDDDSLSNSGAVYVFRKTGANWAFESYLKAPNADNSDQFGASLDLSEDGNVAVVGAYNEDSPQTTISNSLSANLTTAGDDDSASAAGAVYVFRRTGTVWAFEAYLKSPNIEANDNFGRSVSISGDMIVAGAAGEDSAQTGVLHSPATLAGPGADDDSISNSGAAYVFRKLSSGWAFQSYLKATNAEASDAFGIAVCIDGDLMAVAAQNDDDGLGMILNKSVNSPPTPATDDDSVSNSGAVHIFYK